Sequence from the Polypterus senegalus isolate Bchr_013 chromosome 3, ASM1683550v1, whole genome shotgun sequence genome:
CATACAGTGGGTTTCAGCAACTCTACTCAAAACATAAGACATGCAAAATCCTACTGACGCATTTTGGTAATTGCAGTTTAAGTGGCAGACCAGGTTTAGCACTCTTTCAGTTACACTTGCCCCTCAGCAGTTTAGTTTCTATATCTATAAAGATGtactttatttaaacattcaGCAGCTAACCCTCACCCTGTAAGGATATAGTAGTTTAAATATCTATGTTATTGGTCTCATACAGTGTTTTATGACTTACAAGACAAAGACTTTCACCTTTCATGGCATTAATATCATACACCTTGACCTTTTGacaagtcttgggttcaaatctgtTAAGTAGCCTACTGCAGGTAACATTCACATACTATGAGCCCACTGATAATCCTGCAAAGACCCTGGGCACTCCTAGCATTCAGTCAGAAGGCAATACTGAGCCagtggatgtactgtatatacccaTGTGTGACATATTTAATCCAAACTAAAAAGAAACCTGGTGTTCAGTAGCTATTGGAGAATTAGGCTGAAACTGTGTTCCAAGaggtttttcttgttatttaatgTACTTTAGTAAAGCAAAGCTACTGCTCACctactatataaatgcaaagaattattattattattattattaaaagccaCTGTAATACTGTGGCTCATGCTGAGCACGTGAAGAGGATACTCCatctgttttgttgtatttactgGAAAGCTAAGCAGCTTTTCTGGTAATTTCTGAATATGAATACCTTGAAGAACATCttcagctgaaagaaaaaaaaaacaaaaaaacgagaCGCACTAAATGTAGATGTTATGCATATATGTGTTTATTGAAAACAGTGCTTCTgtcacaatcaatacaattttggTAATACCACAGATCAGAGAATATAGCACTGGTTTCACAAAGAACACTGCAAGAACTGCTGTACATAGTGGGTCTTGTAAACAGTGCACTTGCATTTTCTTGCAAAAcatgtaaagaaataattaaatattgacATTTTATAGTAGTAGCAATCATTTAAATGTAGTTGTAAATATCTGGAATAAAAAAATGGATTCCCTTTACATGATGATAAAGAAAGATTGGAACATCAGAAGAGCCAATTATCAGTGCTGCAAAAGCAGGGAAATGGGATGTTTTGTCACTAGAAGAAATAAATATCCAATGGAGCACCTTGCTTTTAACatgtgacacattttaaaacagtgttAGTTCAAAATGTGCATTTATATTTGCTTTTACTTAATTATAAAACCAGCTTGCAGTTAGATACCCTGTATCATGCTTGATCCAAGCTTAAGataacaaaaacaacactgacattttttttttttttttgccttttagtgTGTTCTTCCTTCTGGTCATAGCCAACTCACTTGCCTTCAGGTACAATTTCACATTTCAATATACTTTCTTTTCAAGCCAAGAATTATTGTACAGAGAATTTGGACCCTACTTATTTACCCACTGGGTTAAATCAGGCcaactttcatttaaaatataaaaaacaagaattgtaacaaaaacaaaaaatcaaaatttcaGACAATTCAGTGCCAGCACTGAAAGATCACCCATGCCAAATCTCATAAAAAAAAGAAGCCACATGGATCACACAATGTACTGGAATGAACACAAGTCAAAatattgcagtttttaaaaaaaaaagaagcgaAAAATCTATACCATTAATATGGTTTACTCATTTGATGGGTAAAATTAAGTCAAATATATTTTCAGTCTATGAATATCAACTTTGTAATCCAACTTTGTTCCCTGGGTACTAAAAAAGGCCACATTCGGACACACAGCATGGAAATGAAGCAAAAATTTCAGAGAGCCACTCCTGGAATGCCAATCcatttttctccagttttgaacACTTTTGTGCACTTCTTTCTACCTGTCTGCTGTTAAACAATTCATTTTGTAGGCAACTTACTCAAGATTTGTCCAGCATTACATTACAAATCAATACAAAgcaaatgaatatttaataagCTTAACAACAATTCTGCAGAAACAGCTCCCTTTAACTAAAACAGTCCTCAAGCTCCTTAGCTCTCAGTCAGACCAGTTCCATAACACAGCAGGAAGGAAGCTGCAGAGTCTTCTGCCTTTGCAGCGGGAGGTTCCTTTTCTCACATAATGTGCACTTGATTTTATAAAGCAGCTTACGATCAACCAACAGCATGCAGTGAGCAAGGCAGGATTGAAGATGCTGCATTAGAAAGGGCAGGCAGCCTTTAGTTCTTTAACTCAGCTGAATGTTAGCCCTTGGTGTGTAAATTAAGCACAAGACTAAGGTAGTTCAGTTGTTCACATTGGTTTTCAGTCAAAGGTCCAAATTTCCAGGTCTTGAATGATGAAGTCTTCTCTTTTTGATAGAGTTTCATTGTTGAACGTTTCACAGGGACTGCTAGAGCCTCGACATAAATCGGCATCCAGCCACAAACCAAAATGCCCCCTGCAAAAAGAGATGGCAAATAAaactttattactaaaatatagtGACCTGTTGGAAATGCTCCCAATTCTATTTGCAGAGCCCTTTGCATGTTGTTTTGGACACCTCAGAAAAACTATGTAGTCATTAGATGTGatcaaaaaataacactttaattGCCAATTGTTAAAGAACACGTATATAGTATAAGGAGAGAGATGGACTATAAAATGGTAAGGGTGCTGGTTCAGTCTCCATAACTAACTCACTGTGTGAAACTGACTGAACTACTTAACTTTCCAACTGCAACTGATTGTTGAGAACATTTGTGATTTATAAGTCactttggacacaaaaaattcagCAACATCACATAACTGGATTTTATCCTGTATATGGCAGCATTTACGTAAAAAACCTTAAAACAGTATGTATGAGATACAAAGAAAAAGTgatgtttttaaattgaaaatgttcAGTTAGTAGGTTTAGCAgagtaattacatttatttgatcTTTATGTGATATAGCTCTTTTATCAGAAAGCACTTTTTAAGAAGCGTTTTACaaaaagattaattaaataatataccTGAATTAACTTCTGACTAATCAAGGGcaatgtaacaataaaataaagtcttAAAATTCAAGAATGGCAAAGTTTGAAACACAATTGAAAAAACTTgggtgtcctgccttgtgcctgaggATGCCAGCATGAGTTCCAGTCCCTGTAAAAACCCTAAAGTGGATTATATGAGTTTCATATTGGCAAAGTGAATGGTTAAGATTTTACAAATTGCTACATCCATAGGTTTCTTTGTAACTGCAACTCTAATAGAACTGGGACTGACAGCCATTACAATAAATGTATACCAGCTCTCCCCTTTAGCTTTTTCCTTTCCTAATTTGTAAGttaaaaatgttgaatttaatCTTATTTTGAGAATACCTACCCTCCAGCTCCAAGTTGTAATGAATCCTTATCtcctttaataaaatatgtatcctCACCACTCCAATGGAAAACCtattatttgattaaaaaatgtttagagcttatttttcaaaactttggATGTTACAATTAACATTTTACACAATGGTGTTGTAAGTTACCTTAAGGTCTGtgttaaaagtgaataaaaatgtCTCCCCTGTCCCGTAACAGTGATCACTTATTCTGAAAGGGGAAGATGCTAGAGCTCCAAAAACCTGCAGAAGAGATTGTTAAGAAAACAAACAGTTAACATTATGACTGACCATGTGGATTTCACATTCCAGCAAAGGCCTAATGAATGGCTCTTAGGAAGAGGGCAAATGTACTTGTAAGGCAGCTATAAAAATGTTCCTGTGTGTTGTAATGTACAAGTAGAAACCCCCTGGGGCACCTGTTATTATAGAATGTTtcataaaataatgcaaataatgtatgcatttttgatcattttcagtATATACTTTTGAAAGTCCACTCACAATTGTCATCAGGTTTATTCCTAAAATATGtagtttagagaaaaaaaatcaatgcaactaatattattataacatataaatatataatatctgTTGTAAATATCTTTACACCGATATTTACACCTGCCTGTCAGATATGAAGCCTACTTCCAGAAGCATCTGAATAAGCTATACTGTTATTTCATGTATGATGTTTTTACTTGTCATATTTGTTGCATAAAATCAACTTTTTTTGTCTCAGTTTGCTTATGGACTTCAAACCATTCTAAAaccattaaaatatcaaaatatatttataaggAACAGCAGAATGTAAATTTCCATATGGTAACTATACCTGATTGTCCATGTCTTTGATCACTAGAATTACAGGACTGTCAAGCTCAACCATGTTGCGATATAGAGTTTTTAGGCTGGTGCCATGTAGTACTGTGCTATATGCCAAACGCCATGGATAACCTTGAGTTCTTGCAGGCAGGTGTGCTGCCAACTGAAAGAGAAACAAATGTTTAGCACAAGATATCACTGCAATACAACAGTTCTaggataaaaacaaaactatgtgttgaaaaaataattttacactcTAGAGGGTGGACTATATCAAATACAGTACTTAAATAACTTTAATTCCAAGTCAAATTGATTTCTTCACCAACATGGTGTAGCCTCCCGGGCCGACTATGATTCCCCAGCCTCCCGCCTgtttccatgggagatggagtcctccacagccaggTTGGGAGatgggatggccgctaggggttACTGCGTGGagtcaacagcccggctggatgagtATTCAGCCCCACcaggaagtgcaattaggaccaggtggtcaagcacctggaacgcttccgagtgggctataaaagggcccaggcACCACCACTCAtacgccagagtcaggaggaggaggaggactaagcttggtgAGGAGGAGTGGCGGACGAAGAGAGTGTTTTGTGGTGTTGTACttttgctttgggactgtgttgggctgtgtgacacggggaagacgtgtcccacggcCGAAGAGAAGAATAAAGTCAATGTTTATTTTGTACGtgcctctgcatcagtctgtgccaggtcaggCGCTGTACAGCATCtagattactatatatatatatatatatatatatatatatatatatatatatatatatatatacacacacacacacacacacacacatatgttggctagggctgcaacgattaggcGACGAAATCGATGACGTTGACGCGTCatgaacagaaccttcaatagaggctccagtcacaaagaaccacattggtttttgtaactgcaatgcactacatgaacgtctggaggcagtatcgtttgttattgtttgtcaagacttcACACAGTCCTACAAACAAAGAAGAATGTTgcagtatgtatcgtgatcgtgactgacagaataaaagtaaaaaaaaaaaaaaataataacttttacaagtacaatacatttaatacagtggctgttacagacgcaaatcaaatgtatgtgtttattgtataatattaacaataagagcaactcactacacaaaacggtaaatatacgaggcagacaggatcgaaccgggggactcttgattataagtcagcaattcctaccactgcaccacggaagctattgtGTCATCtttgaatcttttgtgaaagtgtttatttgatctttacacttcaggctttacacattatattagattatacacattatatagacattttgtcatttattactaaaatatgaaaaacgtttcagttgtaatgatgtattttttggttaagttaaaagcactttttttgtttaaagactacatgcactttagtttgtattgtgtaatgtatttttttattgtgatggtcacactaatataaaaacatctgattattttcaaattcacatGTTTCActggtttattttaatttgattattattaattttaattgtgttaatgcagagacatctgggtgacattcacaggttgacagacgtgagcagatgaggttaagacatgcactggagcccagaacaggatgtgcaaccacagttcacaggcatcaaaatagtcaggcatgaaataatcgtgactaatcaaaaaataaattgaacgattagtcgactaccaaaataatcattagttgcagccctaatgTTAGCCACATGAAATTATGCTCTAAAGTTAAgaattttctatacatttttaaaaatatatagctAGTCCTGCTATTTTATAGTGGAGCCTTGTGGGGCAAAGGAGGCTCAGAAAACAAAAGCCTAAAAATTTCAGaatgtccatttttcaagccaagacagttgtgaagtattgatctgcttcttgcaattctgcacacattgtaaaatagtttatacatgtcattggtgaaaaaaaaacattatgagatacagccatttta
This genomic interval carries:
- the LOC120525496 gene encoding nuclear receptor coactivator 7-like isoform X6, translating into MTGHGKQLLTKTLFTLKGRPMLPNIQIVYYAKENKDPFVEIITINEAKRRQSCGSYEDEQLEDLLPVLKDQSALLDDIHVEKLAAHLPARTQGYPWRLAYSTVLHGTSLKTLYRNMVELDSPVILVIKDMDNQVFGALASSPFRISDHCYGTGETFLFTFNTDLKVFHWSGEDTYFIKGDKDSLQLGAGGGHFGLWLDADLCRGSSSPCETFNNETLSKREDFIIQDLEIWTFD